The Kiritimatiellia bacterium genome includes the window CGACATCGGCCACAGCCCCTTCGGCCACGTGGGGGAGGAGGCGCTGGACGAACTGATGAAGCAGGAGGGCGGCTTCGACCACAACCTCCAGAGCTGCCGCGCCGTGGAACTTATCGAGCACCCGTACCCGGACTTTCCCGGCCTGAACCTGACCTGGGAGGTCCGGGCCGGCCTGCGCAAACACCTCGCCGCCCAGCCGGGCGCCGTGCTCGACGGACATCCGCTTGGCCCGCGCCAATCCCTCGAAGCGCAGCTTGCCGACGTGGCGGACGATATCGCGTATTACGCCCATGATGTGGACGACGGACTGGAAGCCGGCCTCATTACGCCTGCCGAGCTGGCCGGTCTGGAAATCTGGAGGGAAGCGGAAAAGCGCACCCGCCAGGAGCCGGGCGCCGCCGCCCGGTCCACGGTTCGCGCGCTGTTGGACCTGCAGGTGGAGGACGTGCTCCAGACCAGCGCGGAGCGGCTCGACCGGCATCGGCCGGCCTCGCCCGCCGGGGTGATGCGGGCGCCGGAAAAAACGGCGGATTTCAGCCCGCGGATGAAAGCGCTGCTGACGCCATTGAGGACTTTTCTGTTCGAGCGCCTGTACTACAATCCCGCCGTGAGCCACGACAGCCAGGCGGCGGTCCGGATGATGCGGCGCCTTTTTCTCCATTACATCGCGCACCCGGAGGCCATGGGCCGCAAGGCGCGCGCCCGGCTGGAGTCCGAAGGCCTGTGGCGGACGGTGTGCGATTACATCGCGGGGATGACCGACCGGTATGCGATGGAGGAATTTCAGCGGTTCGGTTTGGATCGGGAAAATGAAACTGGAGGGCGAGCGTCCCGCGAGCCGCGGAAGGAGTGAAAGACCATGATCCGTGAAGCCATAGCGAAGCTGGCGGAAAACAGGGAGCTGTCCCGCGAGGAGGCGCTCGCGGCCATGCGGGAGATCATGGCGGGCGAGGCCACGCCGGCGCAGATCGCCGCGTACATCACGGCCCTCCGCCTGCGCGGCGAGAGCCCGGCCGTCATCGCCGCCAGCGCGGCGGCGATGAGAGAGAAGTTCACGGCCATCCCCGCGCCCGGCGAGATCGTGGTGGACACGTGCGGGACGGGCGGCGACGGGGCGCACACGTTCAACATCTCGACGTCGGCGGCGTTCGTGGCCGCCGGGGCCGGGATCACCGTGGCCAAGCACGGCAACCGGAGCGTTTCCAGCAAGTGCGGCAGCGCCGACGTGCTGGCCGAACTGGGCGTCAAGATCGACTGCGCCCCGGAGATCATGGCCGGGTGCCTGCGCGACGTCGGCATCGCCTTCCTGTTTGCGCCGGTGCTGCACCCCGCGATGAAGCACGCCATCGGGCCCCGGCGCGAGATCGGGATCCGCACGATCTTCAACATCCTGGGCCCGCTGTCCAACCCGGCCGGCGCGCGCTACGGCGTGCTGGGCGTGTATCACCGGGACCTGGTGCCCGTGCTGGCCGAGGCGGCCGCGAGCCTGGGCGCGCAGCGCCTGTTCGTCGTCCACGGCGCGGACGGCTTGGACGAGCTGACCACCACGGGCGATTCCTTCGTGGCCGAGGTGGACCGCGGCGCGGTGCGGACGTACACGATCCGCCCGGCGCAGTTCGGGCTGCCGAAGGCCCGGCCGGAGGACCTGCGCGGGGGCGACGCGAAGGA containing:
- the trpD gene encoding anthranilate phosphoribosyltransferase, with protein sequence MIREAIAKLAENRELSREEALAAMREIMAGEATPAQIAAYITALRLRGESPAVIAASAAAMREKFTAIPAPGEIVVDTCGTGGDGAHTFNISTSAAFVAAGAGITVAKHGNRSVSSKCGSADVLAELGVKIDCAPEIMAGCLRDVGIAFLFAPVLHPAMKHAIGPRREIGIRTIFNILGPLSNPAGARYGVLGVYHRDLVPVLAEAAASLGAQRLFVVHGADGLDELTTTGDSFVAEVDRGAVRTYTIRPAQFGLPKARPEDLRGGDAKENAALVRALLDGEKGPRRDIVLLNAAAAIVAGGRAADFAEGLQAAARSVDSGSARQKLEALARASNAGA
- a CDS encoding deoxyguanosinetriphosphate triphosphohydrolase yields the protein MLHSRKEREKLEEACLAPYAVRSAASRGRLYPEPPHDVRTEFQRDRDRVLYSKAFRRLEYKTQVFVNGTADHYRTRLTHTMEMTAVGRTLARALRANEDLVEAIALAHDIGHSPFGHVGEEALDELMKQEGGFDHNLQSCRAVELIEHPYPDFPGLNLTWEVRAGLRKHLAAQPGAVLDGHPLGPRQSLEAQLADVADDIAYYAHDVDDGLEAGLITPAELAGLEIWREAEKRTRQEPGAAARSTVRALLDLQVEDVLQTSAERLDRHRPASPAGVMRAPEKTADFSPRMKALLTPLRTFLFERLYYNPAVSHDSQAAVRMMRRLFLHYIAHPEAMGRKARARLESEGLWRTVCDYIAGMTDRYAMEEFQRFGLDRENETGGRASREPRKE